From a single Aestuariibius sp. HNIBRBA575 genomic region:
- the gcvA gene encoding transcriptional regulator GcvA, whose translation MDDRLPPLTALRAFDAAARHMSFSKAADELNVTPAALSFQIKSLEEHLGQPVFRRLNRAVELTDAGKALVPGVESGFSALTAAWRAARRIGDTSVLTVTAGPAITSKWLAPRMFEFASAHPEIELRFSATLRRMDFERDDIDVAIRFGEGKDQGLHSTDLIDEWITPMMTPDLASVITTPDKLGQATLLHQDLYPFDDRSLDWGTWFRFQGLDAPPKGGPRFSQADHAIDAAIAGTGVICGRYSLAEHALRTGSLVAPFALSIRLPHRYRFLCQKGHETRPHVAAFERWVLEQVGHMKSFEECRTFVDMDGNAL comes from the coding sequence ATGGATGATCGTTTGCCCCCTCTCACCGCATTGCGCGCCTTTGATGCCGCCGCGCGCCACATGTCATTTTCCAAGGCGGCTGACGAATTGAATGTCACGCCAGCCGCGCTCAGCTTTCAAATTAAATCTCTCGAAGAGCATCTGGGTCAGCCGGTTTTCCGACGATTAAACCGGGCTGTTGAACTGACCGATGCCGGCAAAGCGCTGGTGCCGGGGGTCGAAAGTGGGTTTTCGGCGCTAACCGCAGCCTGGCGCGCAGCGCGTCGGATCGGTGATACCAGCGTTTTGACCGTCACGGCCGGGCCTGCGATCACATCAAAATGGCTGGCGCCCCGCATGTTTGAATTTGCCAGCGCCCATCCTGAAATCGAGTTGCGATTTTCAGCGACGTTGCGGCGGATGGATTTTGAACGCGACGACATCGATGTTGCGATCCGATTCGGAGAAGGAAAAGACCAAGGGCTTCATTCCACGGATCTGATTGATGAATGGATCACGCCGATGATGACCCCCGATTTGGCATCTGTCATCACGACCCCAGACAAGCTGGGACAGGCGACACTTTTGCATCAGGATTTGTACCCGTTTGATGACCGTTCTCTGGATTGGGGCACTTGGTTTCGGTTCCAAGGGTTAGATGCGCCGCCCAAAGGGGGCCCGCGTTTTTCTCAAGCGGATCATGCAATTGATGCGGCGATCGCCGGAACCGGGGTGATCTGTGGGCGCTATTCCTTGGCTGAACATGCATTGCGCACGGGCAGTTTGGTGGCGCCGTTTGCGTTGTCGATCCGGTTGCCGCATCGCTATCGTTTTTTGTGCCAAAAGGGCCATGAAACACGCCCCCATGTGGCGGCTTTTGAACGTTGGGTACTGGAACAGGTGGGCCATATGAAGTCGTTTGAGGAATGCCGCACCTTTGTGGACATGGATGGGAACGCGCTATGA
- a CDS encoding acetyl-CoA C-acetyltransferase: MTNVVIASAARTAVGSFGGSLASTPAHDLGAAVLEAVVERAGIAKEEVSETILGQVLTAAQGQNPARQAHINAGLSQEAAAWGINQVCGSGLRAVALGAQHIMLGDASIVAAGGQENMSLSTHAAHMRNGQKMGDMKYIDTMIRDGLWDAFNGYHMGQTAENVANQWQISREMQDEFAVSSQNKAEAAQKAGKFADEIAAFTVKTRKGDIVVDSDEYIRHGATMEAMQKLRPAFVRDGGTVTAANASGLNDGAAATLLMSADDAEKRGIEPLARIASYATAGLDPSIMGVGPIYASRKALDKAGWSVGDLDLVEANEAFAAQACAVNKDMGWDPAIVNVNGGAIAIGHPIGASGCRVLNTLLFEMKRRDAKKGLATLCIGGGMGVAVCVERP; the protein is encoded by the coding sequence ATGACCAACGTCGTTATCGCCTCTGCTGCCCGGACTGCTGTCGGCAGCTTTGGTGGCTCACTTGCCAGCACACCTGCACATGATCTGGGGGCCGCCGTATTGGAAGCCGTCGTCGAACGTGCCGGCATTGCCAAAGAAGAAGTCAGCGAAACCATTCTGGGTCAGGTTCTGACAGCGGCGCAGGGTCAAAACCCGGCGCGTCAGGCCCATATCAATGCCGGTCTGTCCCAAGAGGCAGCCGCTTGGGGGATCAATCAGGTATGTGGATCTGGTCTGCGCGCTGTTGCGCTGGGGGCCCAGCACATCATGCTTGGTGATGCGTCGATTGTCGCCGCCGGTGGCCAAGAAAACATGTCGCTGTCGACCCATGCGGCCCATATGCGCAATGGTCAGAAAATGGGTGATATGAAATATATCGACACCATGATCCGCGATGGTCTGTGGGATGCGTTTAACGGTTATCACATGGGGCAAACGGCTGAAAACGTTGCCAATCAGTGGCAAATTTCCCGTGAAATGCAGGACGAATTTGCGGTGTCTTCGCAAAACAAAGCTGAAGCCGCACAAAAGGCCGGTAAATTCGCCGATGAAATCGCTGCGTTCACAGTGAAAACCCGCAAAGGTGACATTGTTGTCGACAGCGACGAATATATCCGCCACGGCGCCACCATGGAAGCGATGCAAAAACTGCGCCCAGCCTTTGTGCGTGACGGTGGTACGGTCACTGCGGCCAACGCATCCGGCCTGAATGACGGTGCGGCGGCGACTTTGTTGATGTCTGCGGACGACGCCGAAAAACGCGGGATCGAGCCGTTGGCCCGTATCGCATCTTATGCCACTGCGGGTCTGGACCCATCGATCATGGGCGTCGGCCCGATCTATGCATCGCGCAAAGCACTGGACAAAGCGGGCTGGTCTGTTGGCGATCTGGATCTGGTCGAAGCCAACGAAGCCTTTGCAGCGCAGGCCTGCGCGGTGAACAAAGACATGGGTTGGGACCCTGCAATTGTGAACGTCAACGGCGGCGCAATCGCAATCGGCCACCCCATCGGTGCGTCCGGTTGTCGCGTTCTGAACACGCTGTTGTTCGAAATGAAACGCCGCGACGCGAAAAAAGGCCTTGCGACGTTGTGCATTGGCGGTGGCATGGGTGTCGCTGTTTGTGTTGAGCGCCCATAA
- a CDS encoding DUF2007 domain-containing protein translates to MKELLRTNDPTVIAFATTLLSGEGIDWFELDVNMSILEGSIGIMPRRIMVADRDHFLAMSVMRDNEIDIGR, encoded by the coding sequence ATGAAAGAGCTTTTGCGCACAAACGACCCGACAGTGATCGCCTTCGCGACAACGCTCCTCAGCGGCGAAGGTATAGACTGGTTTGAACTGGACGTAAATATGAGCATCCTAGAAGGCAGCATCGGCATAATGCCGCGCCGGATTATGGTCGCAGATCGCGATCATTTTCTGGCGATGTCGGTGATGCGCGACAATGAGATCGACATTGGACGCTGA
- a CDS encoding DNA-3-methyladenine glycosylase I, protein MTRCGWAGPEQIYFDYHDTDWGVPEWDSRALWEKLILDGFQAGLSWITILKKRENFRDAFEGFDPNVIAGWGEEDVERLLQNAGIVRSRAKIEATIKNARVWQKIEQREGFDQFLWNYMDGKPLQNHWATLADIPAKTPLSEQISKDLKREGFKFCGPVIVYAFMQAVGMVNDHVIDCPRHKDCAELASR, encoded by the coding sequence ATGACGCGTTGTGGTTGGGCCGGTCCGGAACAGATTTATTTTGATTATCATGACACCGATTGGGGTGTGCCGGAATGGGACAGTCGTGCCCTGTGGGAAAAGCTGATTTTGGATGGGTTTCAGGCTGGATTAAGCTGGATCACGATCCTGAAGAAACGGGAAAATTTTCGCGACGCATTCGAAGGGTTTGACCCAAATGTGATCGCAGGTTGGGGCGAAGAAGACGTCGAACGTTTGCTGCAAAATGCGGGCATCGTTCGGTCGCGCGCAAAAATCGAAGCCACGATTAAAAACGCACGCGTTTGGCAGAAAATTGAGCAACGCGAAGGGTTTGATCAGTTTTTGTGGAACTATATGGATGGCAAACCGTTGCAAAACCATTGGGCAACCCTGGCCGATATTCCTGCAAAAACGCCGTTATCCGAACAGATATCAAAGGATCTGAAACGCGAAGGGTTTAAGTTTTGCGGCCCCGTGATCGTCTATGCCTTTATGCAGGCCGTGGGGATGGTCAATGATCATGTCATCGATTGCCCGCGTCACAAAGATTGTGCCGAATTGGCGTCGCGTTAG
- the phbB gene encoding acetoacetyl-CoA reductase — protein sequence MSRVALVTGGSRGIGAAISKQLQASGCTVAATYAGNDEAAAKFTAETGIKTYKWNVADYDESKEGIAKVEAEVGPIDIVVANAGITRDAPFHKMTPDQWKQVIDTNLTGVFNTVHPIWPGMRERKFGRVIVISSINGQKGQFAQVNYAATKAGDLGIVKSLAQEGARAGITANAICPGYIATEMVMAVPEKVRESIIGQIPAGRLGEPEEIARCVAFLAADDSGFINGSTISANGAQFFV from the coding sequence ATGTCTCGCGTTGCACTCGTCACAGGCGGATCCCGCGGTATCGGCGCCGCCATTTCCAAACAGCTTCAGGCTTCTGGTTGCACAGTTGCTGCGACCTATGCGGGCAATGATGAAGCTGCCGCAAAGTTTACGGCAGAAACAGGTATCAAGACCTACAAATGGAACGTCGCTGACTATGACGAATCCAAAGAGGGTATCGCCAAGGTCGAAGCAGAAGTGGGCCCGATCGACATCGTCGTGGCCAATGCTGGCATCACCCGGGACGCGCCTTTTCACAAAATGACGCCGGATCAGTGGAAACAGGTGATCGACACCAACCTGACCGGTGTTTTCAACACAGTTCACCCGATTTGGCCCGGTATGCGGGAACGCAAATTCGGCCGTGTGATCGTGATTTCGTCGATCAATGGTCAAAAAGGTCAGTTCGCTCAGGTGAACTATGCCGCGACCAAAGCGGGCGATCTGGGGATTGTTAAATCCTTGGCCCAAGAAGGCGCGCGCGCTGGCATCACCGCCAACGCCATCTGCCCGGGCTATATCGCAACTGAAATGGTGATGGCCGTCCCTGAAAAAGTGCGCGAATCCATCATAGGTCAAATCCCCGCAGGTCGCTTGGGTGAGCCAGAAGAAATTGCACGTTGTGTGGCGTTCCTCGCTGCAGATGACAGCGGTTTCATCAATGGTTCAACGATCTCTGCAAATGGGGCACAGTTTTTCGTCTAA
- a CDS encoding DMT family transporter has protein sequence MTRSQATFVGFGAILLWSFLALFAVGATEVPALQLNAMCFSIGGAIGLIWGAKTGGIRTLRTISWKVYAFGATGLFGYHLLYFSALRLAPAAEAGLIAYLWPLLIVLFSGFLPGEQLRRGHIIGGLIAFTGAAVLITGGDAGYDPDNLPGYGLALLCAITWAGYSVLSRRLGAVPTDSVTVFCLLAACMSVGAHFLLETTVWPSSSLAWAAVIALGTGPVGLAFFIWDIGVKRGDIQLLGVLSYAAPVLSTIVLILAGVAPATIALLVAATLIAGGAALAARASAKN, from the coding sequence ATGACCCGATCACAGGCAACGTTTGTTGGCTTTGGGGCGATCCTGTTATGGTCGTTTTTGGCCCTGTTTGCGGTCGGAGCAACCGAAGTGCCAGCATTGCAGCTAAACGCGATGTGTTTTTCGATTGGTGGTGCGATCGGGCTGATTTGGGGGGCCAAAACCGGGGGGATCCGAACGCTTCGAACCATTTCGTGGAAAGTGTATGCCTTTGGGGCGACGGGGTTGTTTGGATACCATTTGCTGTACTTTTCCGCGTTGCGATTGGCCCCCGCAGCCGAGGCCGGTTTGATCGCCTATTTATGGCCGCTGTTGATCGTCTTGTTTTCGGGATTTTTGCCGGGTGAACAATTGCGACGCGGCCATATTATCGGAGGGCTGATTGCATTCACCGGAGCGGCCGTTTTGATCACAGGCGGGGATGCCGGGTATGATCCCGACAACCTGCCGGGCTATGGGCTGGCGTTGCTGTGTGCCATAACTTGGGCTGGCTATTCTGTATTGTCCCGCCGATTGGGCGCGGTGCCGACCGACAGCGTCACGGTGTTTTGTTTGTTGGCGGCTTGCATGTCAGTGGGCGCCCATTTTCTATTGGAAACAACAGTTTGGCCATCCAGTTCATTGGCATGGGCCGCGGTAATTGCGTTGGGCACTGGTCCTGTTGGGCTGGCGTTTTTTATCTGGGATATCGGGGTGAAACGCGGCGACATCCAATTACTGGGCGTGCTGTCATACGCAGCGCCCGTCCTGTCAACGATTGTACTGATTTTGGCAGGTGTTGCGCCGGCGACAATCGCATTGCTGGTCGCAGCGACGTTGATTGCGGGCGGGGCAGCGCTGGCCGCACGGGCCAGCGCAAAGAATTAG
- a CDS encoding YdcH family protein, which produces MALTSHIEELRKKHQNLSTAVEAAQRSAGSDDLEIAKMKKQKLQLKEEISRLVAT; this is translated from the coding sequence ATGGCCCTAACTTCACATATTGAAGAACTAAGGAAGAAGCACCAAAACTTATCCACAGCCGTAGAAGCCGCACAACGCAGCGCAGGCTCTGATGATCTTGAAATTGCCAAGATGAAAAAGCAAAAACTCCAACTTAAAGAAGAAATTTCACGCCTCGTGGCGACCTGA
- a CDS encoding EAL domain-containing protein: MSETARQKEASNPLDYAMASRDKDVMSLVRNALAAERCKLAFQPVVRSDQRDQVAFYEGLIRVLDEGGRIIPAHQFMGSIEETEIGREIDTASLKAGFQMLRENPHIRLSVNISARSLADGKWRRTLESNLLQDETVGERLIVEINESSAMNLHEVVVRFMDELQPRGVAFALDDFGAGATSFRHLKDFFFDMVKIDRCFARGVEDSPDNQVLAEALMTVAHQFEMFAVSGGIESEAAAQFMMKIGMDCLQGFHIGIPKMTL; this comes from the coding sequence ATGAGCGAAACCGCCAGACAAAAAGAGGCGTCAAATCCGCTGGATTATGCCATGGCCAGCCGTGACAAAGATGTGATGTCTTTGGTGCGCAACGCCTTGGCGGCCGAACGGTGCAAACTGGCGTTTCAACCGGTGGTGCGGTCCGATCAACGCGATCAGGTCGCGTTTTATGAGGGGCTGATCCGTGTGCTGGACGAAGGCGGCCGGATCATTCCCGCCCATCAGTTCATGGGATCGATTGAAGAAACGGAAATTGGCCGCGAAATCGACACGGCCAGCCTAAAGGCCGGGTTTCAAATGCTGCGGGAAAATCCGCATATTCGATTGTCAGTGAATATTTCTGCGCGATCCCTAGCCGATGGAAAATGGCGCCGGACGTTGGAATCCAACCTGTTGCAGGATGAAACGGTGGGCGAACGTTTGATTGTTGAAATCAACGAAAGCTCAGCGATGAACCTGCATGAGGTGGTCGTGCGGTTCATGGATGAATTACAGCCGCGTGGCGTGGCCTTTGCGCTGGATGATTTCGGGGCGGGGGCGACTTCGTTTCGCCACCTAAAGGATTTCTTCTTTGATATGGTCAAAATTGACCGGTGTTTTGCCCGAGGCGTCGAAGATTCCCCCGACAATCAGGTTCTGGCAGAGGCGTTGATGACCGTCGCCCATCAATTCGAAATGTTTGCGGTCTCTGGCGGGATCGAATCAGAAGCCGCCGCACAATTCATGATGAAAATCGGCATGGATTGTTTGCAGGGATTCCACATTGGAATTCCAAAAATGACCCTATAG
- a CDS encoding tRNA1(Val) (adenine(37)-N6)-methyltransferase, producing the protein MRSTLDAELTCDAFLGGRLSIWQPRKGYRAGVDPVLLAAATPAQAGQSVLELGCGVGVASFCLGARVSGLSLTGIEIQPDYADLARRNASENGVDINIINADLRALPMDVKQAQFDHVIANPPYFLRDKGISADNPGRETALGGDTPLTDWINMAARRLAPKGVFTMIQRIDRLPEAMSALHGRLGSAVLQPLAARQDRAAHLFLLQARKGGRADFRLNFPLVVHRGPQHLTDGDDYSEDFSDIFRHGKSLPLND; encoded by the coding sequence ATGAGATCGACATTGGACGCTGAACTGACATGTGATGCCTTTTTGGGCGGGCGGTTGTCGATCTGGCAGCCGCGCAAAGGCTATCGCGCCGGGGTCGATCCCGTTTTGCTGGCAGCCGCAACACCCGCACAGGCCGGTCAGAGCGTCCTGGAACTGGGATGCGGGGTTGGGGTCGCTTCGTTTTGCTTGGGCGCGCGGGTTTCTGGACTGTCCCTGACGGGGATCGAAATTCAGCCCGATTACGCAGATTTGGCGCGTCGGAACGCGTCTGAGAACGGCGTCGACATCAACATCATCAACGCGGATTTGCGCGCCCTGCCCATGGATGTAAAGCAAGCCCAATTTGACCACGTTATCGCGAATCCCCCCTATTTTCTAAGGGACAAAGGCATTTCCGCCGACAATCCGGGACGGGAAACCGCATTGGGCGGCGACACGCCTTTGACCGACTGGATCAACATGGCCGCCCGCCGATTGGCCCCCAAAGGCGTGTTTACGATGATCCAGCGAATTGACCGTCTACCAGAAGCGATGAGCGCCTTGCATGGCCGGTTAGGGTCGGCCGTTTTACAGCCCTTGGCGGCGCGACAAGACCGCGCAGCCCATCTGTTTTTGCTGCAAGCCCGCAAAGGTGGGCGCGCCGATTTCAGGCTCAATTTCCCGCTGGTTGTGCATCGCGGCCCGCAGCATTTGACCGATGGCGATGATTATTCAGAAGATTTTTCAGATATCTTTCGGCACGGCAAATCTTTGCCTTTGAATGATTAA